A section of the Opitutaceae bacterium genome encodes:
- the atpG gene encoding ATP synthase F1 subunit gamma → MPSTRDIRRRIKSVKNTRQITRAMELVAASKMKKAQHAALAGRPYAQLMANMLAALAPRVEGSQHPFLARREVRTRGILFISTDKGLCGPLNSNLFKLVTDIRTPAKFVAAGKKGAQFLARTKRDLLADFSISDRAAFSEVRVVAEFMVKLFLEGTIDTVEVIYARFKNTLVQEPLVRPVLPLSNLRQFIDALQHHAGVVADEFNDTRDMLFEPNAQSVLDSLLPFYVNRHLYQLVLSAKASEQSARMVAMKTAKDNATKLLGDLTLEYNKARQAAITQEILEIAAASFAA, encoded by the coding sequence ATGCCTTCAACCCGCGACATCCGACGCCGCATCAAGTCGGTCAAGAACACGCGCCAGATAACCCGGGCGATGGAGCTGGTGGCGGCGTCCAAGATGAAAAAGGCGCAGCATGCCGCGCTGGCTGGGCGTCCCTATGCCCAGCTCATGGCGAACATGCTGGCGGCGCTGGCACCCCGTGTGGAGGGATCCCAGCATCCCTTTCTTGCCAGACGCGAGGTGAGGACGCGCGGCATTCTTTTCATATCCACCGACAAGGGCCTGTGCGGGCCGCTCAACTCCAACCTCTTCAAGCTGGTCACGGACATCAGGACGCCGGCGAAGTTCGTGGCAGCGGGGAAAAAGGGCGCGCAGTTTCTGGCCCGCACGAAGCGTGATCTGCTCGCCGACTTCAGCATCAGCGACCGGGCGGCCTTCTCCGAGGTCCGCGTGGTCGCGGAATTCATGGTGAAGCTTTTTCTGGAAGGGACGATCGACACCGTCGAGGTCATCTATGCGCGATTCAAGAACACGCTGGTCCAGGAACCCCTGGTTCGCCCCGTGCTTCCCTTGAGCAACCTTCGCCAGTTCATCGACGCGCTGCAGCACCATGCAGGCGTGGTTGCCGATGAGTTCAACGACACGCGCGACATGCTTTTCGAGCCCAATGCGCAGTCGGTTCTGGATTCCCTGCTCCCGTTCTACGTCAACCGCCACCTGTATCAGCTCGTGCTGTCCGCCAAGGCTTCCGAGCAGAGCGCCCGCATGGTGGCGATGAAGACGGCGAAGGACAACGCGACCAAGCTGCTGGGCGACCTCACACTCGAGTACAACAAGGCGCGCCAGGCGGCGATCACCCAGGAGATTCTTGAAATCGCGGCAGCCTCGTTCGCGGCCTGA
- the atpD gene encoding F0F1 ATP synthase subunit beta, with protein MNTGKIVQVIGPVVDVQFAENTIPPIYQALTIEFEVSGRKEILTLEVQQHLGGGLARAIAMSSSEGLRRGMVAVDTGAPISVPVGNGVLGRIFDVTGNPVDGRGPVAHEKRYPIHRPAPALAEQDTKSQILETGIKVIDLICPFMKGGKAGAFGGAGVGKTVVILELINNIAKAHGGYSVFAGVGERSREGNDLYHEMSEAGVIDQKDLSKSKVALVYGQMNEPPGARMRVALSALAMTEYFRDEKNQDVLLFIDNIFRFSQAGSEVSALLGRSPSAVGYQPTLSNEMGLLQERITSTKKGSITSVQAVYVPADDLTDPAPANTFAHLDSTIVLERSIAELGIYPAVDPLASVSKALEPSVVGEEHYRVAREVQRILQRYKDLQDIIAILGLDELSPEDKLTVYRARKLQRFLSQPFSVAEVFTGAPGKYVPVKETVRGFKMILDGQLDEVAEGDFYMKGGIDEVLSAAKK; from the coding sequence ATGAATACCGGCAAGATCGTCCAAGTCATCGGCCCCGTGGTCGACGTCCAGTTCGCCGAGAACACCATTCCGCCCATCTATCAGGCGCTCACCATCGAGTTCGAAGTGTCCGGTCGGAAGGAGATCCTGACGCTGGAGGTCCAGCAGCATCTGGGCGGCGGCCTTGCGCGTGCGATTGCGATGTCCTCATCCGAGGGGCTTCGTCGCGGCATGGTTGCCGTGGATACCGGCGCGCCGATTTCGGTTCCCGTGGGCAATGGCGTGCTCGGCCGCATCTTCGACGTCACCGGCAACCCCGTTGACGGACGCGGCCCGGTTGCGCATGAGAAGCGCTACCCGATTCACCGGCCCGCTCCGGCCCTTGCCGAGCAGGACACGAAGTCGCAGATTCTCGAAACCGGCATCAAGGTCATCGATCTCATCTGCCCGTTCATGAAGGGCGGCAAAGCGGGTGCGTTCGGCGGCGCGGGAGTCGGCAAGACGGTCGTCATTCTCGAGCTCATCAACAACATTGCCAAGGCGCACGGCGGCTACTCGGTGTTTGCCGGGGTGGGTGAACGTTCGCGCGAGGGCAATGATCTTTATCACGAGATGTCCGAGGCGGGTGTCATTGACCAGAAGGACCTCAGCAAGTCGAAGGTCGCGCTCGTGTACGGCCAGATGAACGAGCCGCCGGGCGCCCGCATGCGTGTGGCCCTCTCCGCGCTGGCGATGACGGAGTATTTCCGCGACGAGAAGAACCAGGACGTGCTGCTCTTTATCGACAACATCTTCCGCTTCTCCCAGGCCGGTTCCGAAGTGTCGGCGCTGCTCGGGCGTTCGCCGTCCGCTGTCGGGTACCAGCCCACGCTGTCGAACGAGATGGGACTCCTCCAGGAGCGCATCACGTCTACAAAGAAGGGATCAATCACGTCGGTGCAGGCCGTGTATGTTCCGGCGGACGACCTCACCGATCCCGCTCCGGCAAACACCTTCGCCCACCTGGATTCAACCATCGTGCTGGAGCGCTCGATTGCCGAACTCGGCATTTATCCGGCGGTCGATCCGCTCGCCTCGGTGTCGAAAGCTCTGGAGCCGTCGGTGGTCGGCGAGGAGCACTACCGGGTTGCGCGCGAGGTGCAGCGCATTCTTCAGCGCTACAAGGATCTCCAGGACATCATCGCCATTCTCGGTCTCGACGAACTTTCGCCGGAGGACAAACTCACGGTCTATCGTGCGCGCAAGCTGCAGCGTTTCCTTTCGCAGCCGTTCTCGGTTGCGGAAGTCTTCACCGGCGCGCCGGGCAAGTACGTTCCCGTCAAGGAGACGGTCCGCGGCTTCAAGATGATCCTCGACGGCCAGCTCGATGAGGTGGCTGAAGGTGACTTCTACATGAAGGGTGGCATCGACGAGGTGCTCTCTGCTGCAAAGAAGTAG
- the atpC gene encoding ATP synthase F1 subunit epsilon: MPLALEIVTPEARVYSDTVETVVIPTVDGEIGILPGHIPLLTQVEEGELRVARNGVTELLVIGKGFAQVQGDRVSVLAESAITEEKIDVNAVEEARKRAQAALLASSDLDPGEIERLEGVIRFAVAQLTAKSRRRN, encoded by the coding sequence ATGCCGCTAGCACTCGAGATCGTCACCCCTGAAGCCCGGGTTTATTCGGATACCGTCGAGACAGTGGTCATTCCCACCGTCGATGGAGAGATCGGCATTCTTCCGGGTCATATTCCGCTGCTTACGCAGGTCGAGGAAGGGGAGCTGCGCGTTGCCAGAAACGGCGTGACGGAGCTGCTCGTGATCGGCAAGGGGTTCGCGCAGGTGCAGGGTGACCGGGTCTCGGTTCTCGCGGAAAGCGCGATCACGGAGGAGAAGATCGATGTCAATGCGGTCGAGGAGGCCCGCAAGCGGGCCCAGGCTGCGCTGCTGGCGAGCAGTGATCTGGATCCTGGAGAGATCGAACGCCTCGAGGGTGTGATACGCTTCGCGGTGGCTCAGTTGACGGCGAAGTCCCGCCGCCGGAACTAG
- a CDS encoding IS630 family transposase, producing MSRKPTILTVTADQRGVLERWVGAHGTPQQVVKRCRIILRKAEGLDDATIAEELEVNRHTCRLWRQRFVSAGPQGLWDVANGRGRKPRRGLAKRIVEATLHTKPPGRTHWSARTLAKAQGVHASTVARIWQEHGLQPHRQETFKLSRDPQFVPKLLDVVGVYLNPPQNAVVLCVDEKSQIQALDRTQPGLPLKRGRCGTWTHDYVRHGTTTLFAALNVAAGKISGHCFPRHRHIEFLKFLRQIDAEYAEADELHLIVDNYGTHKHERVQRWLARRPRFKLHFIPTSSSWLNLVERWFAELTGKAVRRGSFSSVPDLINSITRFIEQWNQEPTPFVWTAKAEDILARIERCRRRLEAIQPGCTRRKPRKKAA from the coding sequence ATGAGCAGGAAACCGACGATTCTGACGGTCACGGCAGACCAACGTGGCGTTTTGGAGCGCTGGGTGGGCGCGCACGGTACGCCCCAGCAGGTGGTGAAGCGCTGCCGGATCATTTTGCGCAAGGCCGAAGGGCTGGACGATGCCACGATTGCGGAGGAGCTGGAGGTGAACCGGCACACCTGCCGGCTGTGGCGCCAGCGCTTTGTGTCCGCAGGTCCGCAAGGATTGTGGGACGTGGCGAATGGCCGCGGGCGCAAGCCGCGCCGAGGGCTGGCGAAAAGGATCGTCGAAGCGACGCTGCACACGAAGCCGCCGGGGCGGACGCACTGGAGCGCGCGAACCCTGGCGAAGGCGCAGGGCGTGCATGCGAGCACAGTCGCGCGTATCTGGCAGGAGCATGGGTTGCAGCCGCACCGACAGGAGACGTTCAAACTCTCCCGCGATCCACAGTTTGTGCCCAAACTGCTCGATGTGGTGGGCGTTTACCTCAACCCACCGCAAAACGCGGTGGTGCTCTGCGTGGACGAGAAAAGCCAGATTCAGGCGCTGGATCGCACGCAACCAGGCCTGCCGCTGAAGCGCGGTCGCTGCGGCACCTGGACGCACGACTACGTGCGCCATGGCACGACCACGCTGTTTGCCGCATTGAACGTGGCCGCCGGCAAGATCAGCGGCCACTGCTTCCCGCGCCACCGGCACATCGAGTTCCTGAAGTTCCTGCGACAAATCGACGCGGAATATGCCGAGGCGGACGAGCTCCATCTTATCGTCGACAATTACGGCACCCACAAACACGAGCGGGTGCAGCGCTGGCTCGCCCGGCGTCCACGCTTCAAACTGCACTTCATTCCCACCAGTTCGAGCTGGCTCAATCTGGTGGAGCGCTGGTTTGCCGAACTCACCGGCAAGGCGGTGCGTCGCGGCAGCTTCTCCAGTGTTCCCGATCTGATCAACTCGATCACCCGCTTCATCGAGCAATGGAACCAGGAGCCCACGCCATTTGTTTGGACCGCCAAGGCGGAGGACATCCTTGCCAGGATCGAACGCTGTCGTCGCCGGCTCGAGGCCATCCAGCCCGGTTGCACCCGGCGAAAGCCGCGCAAGAAGGCCGCATGA
- a CDS encoding FecR domain-containing protein → MNASDSSSQDDGALTHEAAVWLARRDRGLSAAEQDAFLQWLHEDSRHREALARLDGTWTSLDSLTQWQPEHSAHPNPDLLEPKQFRRRHFLRAGLLTAGLAAAITAGLWTRFMPQPVSMQNEAAASASPGLHVIPGPDRLELPDGSIADTRFGSHIEVAFTEHERRVRLLEGELHVEVTKNPARPFIVEVDRAAVRALGTAFAVRRGADAIDVLVTEGRVQLEPSRAGELQKAQTTALVAGQRARVDTTSPDAPPLVTQISPAEIDRELAWRSVRLEFESLPLSAVVAEFNMRNRRQLNIGDSIAGKVRVAGTFRADQVEVFARLLEASFGIEVDRPADGPWVLRKRE, encoded by the coding sequence ATGAACGCATCAGATTCCTCCTCCCAGGATGATGGCGCTCTGACGCATGAGGCGGCCGTTTGGCTCGCCCGGCGCGACCGCGGACTGAGCGCGGCCGAGCAGGACGCCTTCCTGCAATGGCTCCACGAGGACAGCCGTCACCGGGAGGCATTGGCCAGGCTGGACGGCACATGGACTTCCTTGGACTCGCTGACACAGTGGCAGCCGGAGCACAGCGCTCATCCCAACCCCGACCTGCTGGAGCCGAAGCAGTTTCGAAGGCGGCATTTCCTTCGCGCCGGCCTGCTCACCGCAGGTCTGGCCGCAGCCATCACCGCAGGTCTGTGGACGCGGTTCATGCCTCAACCCGTCTCCATGCAAAATGAAGCGGCTGCATCCGCTTCGCCCGGTCTTCATGTGATACCCGGCCCGGATCGTCTGGAGCTCCCGGATGGATCCATCGCAGACACCCGATTTGGCAGCCATATCGAAGTCGCCTTCACTGAGCACGAGCGACGCGTGCGCCTGCTTGAAGGCGAACTGCATGTGGAGGTGACCAAGAACCCGGCGCGCCCCTTCATCGTTGAAGTCGACCGCGCTGCCGTGCGTGCACTGGGAACAGCCTTTGCCGTGCGACGCGGCGCCGATGCCATCGATGTGCTGGTGACCGAGGGTCGCGTGCAGCTTGAACCCTCGCGGGCCGGTGAACTCCAGAAAGCGCAAACCACCGCTCTGGTGGCGGGCCAGCGAGCTCGCGTTGACACGACCTCACCGGATGCGCCGCCGCTCGTCACCCAAATCAGTCCTGCGGAGATCGATCGCGAACTCGCCTGGAGAAGCGTAAGACTGGAGTTCGAAAGCCTTCCGCTGTCAGCCGTCGTCGCGGAGTTCAACATGCGCAACCGGCGGCAGCTTAACATCGGAGATTCCATCGCAGGAAAAGTCCGCGTGGCCGGAACCTTTCGCGCCGATCAAGTGGAAGTGTTCGCACGCCTTCTGGAGGCCAGCTTCGGCATCGAGGTGGACAGACCGGCCGATGGCCCATGGGTGCTGAGAAAGCGGGAATAG
- a CDS encoding sigma-70 family RNA polymerase sigma factor — MPLPESDQTRWFVAEVQPHVPALRAWLRGKYPVLTDIDDLLQETFVRVLQMHAHDPDRIYAVKPLLFTTARNLALDELRRMQVLKLDSLPEAENEQMAEDRPGVSDTVGRNQELQLLTEAIQALPQRCRQVLTLRKIYGLPQKEIARQLGITEHTVEAQVVMGVKRCTAFLARFGLP, encoded by the coding sequence ATGCCCCTCCCCGAATCAGATCAGACCCGTTGGTTCGTTGCTGAAGTCCAGCCGCATGTGCCAGCGCTGCGTGCCTGGCTGCGGGGAAAGTATCCGGTGCTCACGGACATCGACGATCTGCTGCAGGAGACTTTCGTGCGTGTACTCCAGATGCACGCCCACGACCCCGACCGCATCTACGCGGTCAAGCCCCTGCTTTTCACGACGGCCCGCAATCTCGCTCTGGACGAGCTTCGTCGCATGCAGGTGCTCAAGCTCGACAGCCTGCCCGAAGCCGAGAACGAGCAGATGGCCGAGGACCGTCCGGGGGTATCGGACACGGTCGGCCGGAACCAGGAACTGCAGCTCCTGACCGAGGCCATCCAGGCATTGCCGCAGCGCTGTCGCCAAGTCCTCACCCTGCGAAAAATCTACGGCCTGCCGCAAAAGGAGATCGCCCGCCAGCTCGGCATCACAGAGCACACCGTGGAAGCGCAGGTTGTCATGGGCGTGAAGCGCTGCACGGCGTTTCTCGCCAGATTCGGCCTGCCCTAG
- a CDS encoding sterol desaturase family protein yields the protein MPLYLQYYFWLLLVSACVFALERLAPRSRTQEVLRPGFVQDLFWMVFNVQYVSWMLALASVHVAEWLNRAFLHIGLERPDTLKLIASWPFWAQFAVALLVKDFLEWNIHRALHSHRWLWRFHRLHHSVEVLDWVATFRSHWFEVIIYKMIIYLPLVVLGVEPAVIFWMLVFSLLISELSHANLNFDWGILRYVVSSPRFHAWHHDVEMHGEHGQNFGVTLVLWDWIFGTAHWPAGRMSPDRLGLKDAGAFPGGIWARLWEPFFPRKRRRRADAAKSRASTRPE from the coding sequence GTGCCCCTGTACCTGCAGTATTATTTCTGGCTTCTGCTGGTTTCCGCCTGCGTGTTCGCCTTGGAGCGCCTGGCGCCACGGTCGCGCACCCAGGAGGTGCTTCGGCCCGGTTTTGTTCAGGATCTTTTCTGGATGGTTTTTAATGTGCAGTATGTGAGTTGGATGCTCGCGCTCGCATCCGTGCATGTCGCCGAATGGCTCAATCGGGCCTTCCTTCACATTGGCCTGGAGCGACCCGATACGTTGAAGCTCATTGCGAGCTGGCCGTTCTGGGCCCAGTTTGCCGTCGCTCTTCTGGTCAAGGACTTCCTGGAATGGAATATTCACCGGGCGCTTCACAGTCATCGCTGGCTGTGGCGGTTTCACAGGCTCCATCACAGCGTCGAGGTTCTCGACTGGGTTGCGACGTTTCGCTCTCACTGGTTCGAGGTCATCATCTACAAGATGATCATCTATCTCCCGCTGGTCGTGCTTGGGGTGGAGCCCGCGGTCATTTTCTGGATGCTCGTGTTTTCGCTCCTGATCTCCGAACTGAGTCACGCCAATCTCAACTTTGACTGGGGAATCCTCCGGTATGTCGTCAGTTCGCCGCGATTCCACGCCTGGCATCACGATGTCGAAATGCATGGTGAGCATGGACAGAATTTTGGCGTAACCCTTGTGCTGTGGGACTGGATTTTTGGAACCGCCCACTGGCCGGCCGGCAGGATGTCGCCTGATCGCCTTGGCCTGAAGGATGCCGGTGCCTTTCCGGGCGGCATCTGGGCTCGGTTGTGGGAGCCCTTCTTTCCCCGCAAGCGTCGCCGCCGTGCGGACGCCGCCAAATCACGGGCGTCCACGCGGCCCGAGTGA
- a CDS encoding carboxymuconolactone decarboxylase family protein, with the protein MKERLNYAAVSPKGVEAMRALETHVRQSGLDHSLLELIKTRASQINGCAFCLDMHTKDARAAGETEQRLYGLSAWREAPYYNARERAALAWTEAVTLVSESHVSDDAYEEVRRHFDEPELVNLTMAIVAINGWNRLAIAFRKEAGTYQPPGKRPHGGA; encoded by the coding sequence ATGAAAGAACGTCTGAACTACGCCGCGGTATCACCGAAGGGCGTCGAGGCGATGCGCGCGTTGGAAACCCATGTGCGCCAGTCCGGCCTTGACCACTCACTGCTCGAACTCATCAAGACGCGGGCCTCGCAGATCAACGGATGCGCCTTCTGCCTTGACATGCATACGAAGGATGCCCGCGCCGCCGGTGAAACCGAACAGCGGCTCTACGGTCTGAGTGCCTGGCGTGAGGCACCCTACTACAATGCGCGGGAGCGCGCGGCCCTGGCATGGACCGAAGCGGTGACCTTGGTCAGCGAAAGCCATGTGTCCGATGATGCCTACGAGGAGGTGCGCCGGCATTTCGATGAGCCGGAACTCGTGAACCTGACCATGGCCATTGTTGCGATCAACGGCTGGAACCGTCTCGCGATCGCCTTTCGCAAGGAGGCGGGCACGTATCAGCCTCCTGGGAAGCGACCGCACGGCGGAGCGTGA
- a CDS encoding Lrp/AsnC ligand binding domain-containing protein gives MPTAIVMLKIDHRKVTGTAEKLLEIPDIAEVYSVSGRFDLIAVIRSESVDKIESVITDALLKTEGIVESETMFAFRSLDKREGGRAIDLD, from the coding sequence ATGCCAACCGCCATCGTCATGTTGAAGATTGACCACCGCAAAGTGACGGGTACCGCCGAAAAACTGCTCGAGATTCCTGACATTGCGGAAGTCTACTCGGTGTCTGGTCGTTTCGATCTGATTGCGGTCATCAGGTCCGAATCGGTGGACAAGATCGAATCAGTGATCACGGATGCGCTGCTCAAGACGGAGGGCATTGTCGAAAGCGAGACGATGTTCGCGTTTCGGAGCCTCGACAAACGGGAAGGTGGAAGGGCGATCGATCTCGATTGA
- a CDS encoding isocitrate lyase/phosphoenolpyruvate mutase family protein, with amino-acid sequence MNSNEQRVRATRLRDLHQGPGILVLPNAWDCTSARLFEEAGFPAIATTSGGVAAVLGYADGQHVSAGEMLLLVGRIAETVAVPVTADLEAGYGQSAGEIAEVMRQAISAGVVGVNLEDGRGAGRPLAKTADQAEIIGAVREVALSAGIPLVINARVDVFLRAAPGDPAGLLDQAVERARAYCGAGADSIFPIGLRDCETISRFVRDVGCPVNIMAGHGAPAIAELERIGVRRVTFGSAMMRATLPLVWSMAKDMRARGESSPLEQGDFTHAAVNALFNRK; translated from the coding sequence ATGAATTCAAACGAACAACGCGTCCGGGCGACGAGGCTTCGGGACCTTCACCAGGGGCCTGGAATCCTTGTGCTGCCGAATGCCTGGGACTGCACAAGCGCCCGGCTCTTCGAGGAGGCGGGCTTTCCCGCGATAGCCACGACCAGCGGTGGCGTGGCGGCCGTACTCGGCTATGCGGACGGACAGCATGTCAGCGCCGGCGAAATGCTGCTGCTGGTCGGCCGCATTGCGGAAACGGTTGCCGTGCCGGTGACGGCCGATCTCGAGGCTGGATACGGGCAATCGGCGGGTGAAATCGCGGAGGTCATGCGGCAGGCCATTTCAGCCGGTGTGGTGGGGGTCAATCTTGAGGATGGCCGGGGTGCCGGTCGGCCGCTCGCGAAAACTGCGGATCAGGCCGAGATCATTGGAGCGGTGCGCGAGGTCGCGTTGTCCGCAGGCATTCCTCTCGTGATCAATGCGCGGGTGGATGTTTTCCTGCGGGCAGCGCCCGGCGATCCCGCAGGCCTGCTTGATCAGGCCGTGGAGCGCGCCCGGGCCTACTGTGGGGCGGGAGCGGACTCGATCTTTCCGATTGGATTGAGAGATTGTGAAACCATCTCGCGATTCGTTCGTGATGTGGGCTGCCCGGTGAACATCATGGCGGGGCACGGGGCTCCGGCGATCGCCGAACTCGAACGGATCGGTGTGCGACGGGTGACCTTTGGCAGTGCAATGATGCGCGCCACGCTGCCGTTGGTTTGGAGCATGGCAAAGGACATGCGCGCCCGTGGTGAGTCGAGCCCGCTTGAACAAGGCGATTTCACGCATGCTGCCGTGAACGCTCTTTTCAACCGGAAATGA
- the pdxY gene encoding pyridoxal kinase PdxY, translating to MNILSIQSHVAYGHVGNASAVFPMQRLGHEVWPIHTVQFSNHTGYGAWKGRVFDGGMIEECVEGIEMRGVLGSCDGVLSGYMGSSDIGEAILGSVAKVRAANPRARYCCDPVIGDVGRGVFVRPGIPEFMKSRAVPSADVITPNHWELDFLSGFETRTLAATRKAIAAVHDLGPGVILVTSLHTEETPEDSIDLVASDTERLFRVRTPRLPVSVNGAGDAIAALFFVHWLGGGSVADALARASASVYGLLKRTAAANSREILTVTAQDEFVSPTHRFDVEAL from the coding sequence ATGAACATCCTCTCGATCCAGTCGCATGTTGCGTACGGGCATGTTGGCAATGCATCGGCGGTGTTTCCGATGCAGCGACTCGGACACGAGGTCTGGCCGATCCATACCGTCCAGTTCTCCAATCACACCGGATATGGCGCCTGGAAGGGCCGCGTTTTCGATGGAGGCATGATTGAGGAATGCGTCGAAGGCATTGAAATGCGCGGCGTGCTGGGCTCCTGCGACGGAGTGCTTTCGGGTTACATGGGGTCATCCGACATCGGAGAGGCGATCCTCGGTTCGGTTGCCAAGGTCAGGGCGGCCAATCCGCGGGCGCGCTATTGCTGCGATCCCGTCATCGGCGATGTCGGGCGCGGGGTGTTTGTGCGTCCCGGAATCCCCGAGTTCATGAAATCCAGGGCGGTGCCATCCGCCGATGTGATCACGCCGAACCATTGGGAGCTTGATTTTCTGTCGGGTTTCGAGACGCGAACGCTCGCTGCAACACGAAAGGCGATCGCTGCGGTGCACGATCTGGGGCCGGGCGTGATTCTCGTGACGTCGCTTCACACCGAGGAGACGCCGGAGGACAGCATCGATCTGGTGGCGTCGGACACCGAACGCCTGTTTCGCGTGCGCACACCCCGGCTGCCGGTGTCGGTGAATGGTGCGGGTGATGCGATTGCCGCGCTGTTTTTCGTTCACTGGCTGGGAGGCGGATCGGTCGCTGACGCGCTGGCCAGGGCGAGTGCGTCGGTGTACGGTCTTCTCAAACGAACAGCCGCGGCGAACTCGCGGGAGATCCTGACGGTGACGGCCCAGGATGAATTTGTTTCGCCGACGCATCGCTTCGACGTGGAAGCTCTTTGA
- a CDS encoding DUF1501 domain-containing protein, giving the protein MHLFDPHAQAVTRRTFLGRSAAGIGSLALASLLNPRLLGGVAPAEHWRWIIHRLHHHAKIKRVIYLYQAGGPSHLETFDFKPKLAAMHGKGMPESFTQGQQIAQLQGRELKCYGPQFEFKRYGKSGQEICSLFPHIGSVADDVCIIRSMYTEQINHDPAHTFMNTGSIIAGRPSMGSWLTYGLGSEADDLPGYIVLMSSGNGGQMQPIASRQWHSGFLPSKFQGVKFQSKGDPVLYIKNPPGVTNRDQKDLVDVVNQLNQAEHDAVQDPEILTRISQYEMAFSMQTSVPGLMDVSGESAKVLEDYGAKPGDGSFASNCLLARRLAERGVRFIQLYHRDWDHHDDVSQVKYKAEEVDRPTAALIRDLKERGMFDETLIIWGGEFGRTPMAQGKGRDHHIKGFSIMLAGGGIKGGLNYGATDELGYNAVENPVSVHDLHATMLHQFGVDHTRLTYRYQGRDFRLTDVHGIVKKDWLT; this is encoded by the coding sequence ATGCACCTCTTTGATCCCCACGCACAAGCCGTCACACGCCGGACATTCCTCGGCCGCTCCGCCGCGGGCATCGGTTCTCTGGCGCTTGCCAGCCTGCTCAATCCGCGCCTGCTCGGCGGCGTCGCGCCGGCGGAGCATTGGCGCTGGATCATTCACCGGCTTCACCATCACGCTAAAATCAAGCGGGTGATCTACCTCTATCAGGCGGGCGGTCCATCGCATCTCGAAACCTTCGACTTCAAGCCGAAGCTCGCCGCGATGCACGGCAAGGGCATGCCGGAATCCTTCACCCAAGGGCAGCAGATCGCACAGCTTCAGGGCAGGGAGCTCAAGTGCTACGGACCACAGTTCGAATTCAAGCGCTATGGGAAGTCCGGACAGGAAATCTGCTCGCTCTTTCCCCACATCGGCAGCGTCGCCGACGACGTGTGCATCATCCGCTCGATGTACACGGAACAGATCAATCACGATCCCGCCCACACCTTCATGAACACGGGGTCCATCATCGCGGGGCGGCCCAGCATGGGATCCTGGCTGACCTACGGACTCGGCTCGGAGGCGGACGATCTTCCCGGATACATCGTTCTGATGTCCTCGGGCAACGGTGGCCAGATGCAGCCGATAGCATCACGCCAGTGGCACAGCGGTTTTCTCCCCAGCAAGTTCCAGGGGGTGAAGTTCCAGTCAAAGGGTGACCCCGTGCTGTACATCAAGAATCCGCCCGGTGTCACCAACCGCGACCAGAAGGACCTGGTCGACGTCGTCAATCAACTCAACCAGGCCGAGCATGATGCCGTTCAGGACCCTGAGATTCTCACGCGCATCAGCCAGTATGAGATGGCGTTCAGCATGCAGACCAGCGTCCCGGGCCTGATGGACGTGTCCGGCGAGTCCGCGAAGGTTCTGGAAGACTACGGCGCAAAACCCGGCGACGGCAGCTTCGCCTCGAACTGCCTGCTTGCCCGCCGTCTGGCCGAGCGCGGCGTGCGTTTCATTCAACTCTACCACCGCGACTGGGACCATCACGACGACGTCTCCCAGGTGAAATACAAGGCGGAGGAGGTAGATCGCCCGACCGCGGCGCTCATTCGCGATTTGAAGGAGCGCGGCATGTTCGACGAGACACTCATCATCTGGGGTGGCGAATTCGGGCGCACGCCGATGGCGCAGGGCAAGGGCCGCGATCATCACATCAAGGGATTCTCCATCATGCTCGCAGGCGGTGGCATCAAGGGCGGACTCAACTACGGCGCCACGGATGAACTTGGGTACAATGCGGTGGAGAATCCCGTGAGCGTGCACGACCTGCACGCCACCATGCTGCACCAGTTCGGCGTCGATCACACGCGCCTCACCTACCGATACCAGGGCCGCGACTTCCGGCTGACGGATGTGCACGGCATCGTGAAGAAGGACTGGCTGACCTGA